A region from the Lysobacter antibioticus genome encodes:
- a CDS encoding DUF4129 domain-containing protein, producing MKLEALTVSLRPRTAWEACELGMALVRSHAGAIWKPWLLVTLPILVLLNAAGWALDLLWLSGLLMWWLKPWFDRIPLFVISRAVFGETPSTRQTVRAQLRWGARWWLPYLTWRRLSPARPLYLPVDLLEGGDGAEARQRRSALGAPVYGVCALLTLVCVHFEFAIIIGSVLGGLMFVPFDYLPDTFKSLIEAIGVEPQWLSALFNVLAWGAVSVIEPFYVGAGFGLYLNRRTQIEGWDIEIVFRRLRARLTAAAAPMLLVLCAMIGFSPDAAAQTPPPAAETSVAASTDTPTDTATDLGEDLAAAGDSEDEEAEEEAPTEAPIRDYVDDAKKARRLPSTLGEVYHDGRSDDRGLRDAVAQAMKDPTVAPTRKQSVWKAKSESSKKKPEDKRDQAINEGLFKGLSSGVAGFLQVLMWGVVALIVVALLLTASRWLGWFRDGGIEEDEAPGDVRNAPLPEHEPLPDDIPTAIRRLWQAGRRRDALALMYRAAVESMAQRADIVLVPGATEAQCLRASRKLASAEDREAFARAVRTWQYAAYAETLPSGDDFDDLVGQLSRRFGWAA from the coding sequence ATGAAGCTCGAAGCGCTGACCGTTTCGCTGCGCCCGCGCACTGCCTGGGAAGCCTGCGAGCTCGGCATGGCCCTGGTGCGCAGCCATGCCGGTGCGATCTGGAAGCCGTGGCTGCTGGTGACCTTGCCGATCCTGGTGCTGCTCAATGCCGCCGGCTGGGCCCTGGACCTGCTGTGGTTGTCGGGCCTGCTGATGTGGTGGCTCAAGCCCTGGTTCGACCGCATCCCGCTGTTCGTGATTTCGCGCGCGGTGTTCGGCGAAACCCCGAGCACGCGCCAGACCGTGCGCGCGCAACTGCGCTGGGGCGCGCGCTGGTGGCTGCCGTACCTGACCTGGCGCCGGCTCAGCCCGGCGCGGCCGTTGTACCTGCCGGTGGACCTGCTCGAAGGCGGCGACGGTGCCGAAGCGCGCCAGCGCCGTTCCGCGCTCGGCGCGCCGGTGTACGGCGTGTGCGCGTTGCTGACCCTGGTCTGCGTGCATTTCGAGTTCGCGATCATCATCGGCAGCGTGCTCGGCGGCCTGATGTTCGTGCCCTTCGATTACCTGCCCGACACCTTCAAGTCGTTGATCGAAGCCATCGGGGTCGAGCCGCAATGGCTCAGCGCCTTGTTCAACGTGCTGGCCTGGGGCGCGGTCAGCGTGATCGAGCCGTTCTACGTCGGCGCCGGTTTCGGGCTGTATCTCAACCGCCGTACCCAGATCGAAGGTTGGGACATCGAGATCGTGTTCCGCCGCCTGCGCGCGCGCCTCACCGCCGCGGCCGCGCCGATGCTGCTGGTGCTGTGCGCGATGATCGGCTTCTCGCCCGACGCTGCCGCACAAACGCCGCCGCCCGCGGCCGAGACGAGCGTCGCGGCGAGCACGGACACGCCTACGGACACAGCTACGGACTTGGGCGAGGACCTCGCCGCTGCCGGCGACAGCGAAGACGAGGAAGCGGAAGAGGAAGCGCCGACCGAGGCGCCGATCCGCGATTACGTCGACGACGCCAAGAAAGCGCGCCGCCTGCCGTCGACGCTCGGCGAGGTCTACCACGACGGCCGCAGCGACGACCGCGGCCTGCGCGATGCGGTCGCCCAGGCGATGAAGGATCCGACCGTCGCCCCCACGCGCAAGCAGAGCGTATGGAAAGCCAAGTCTGAGAGCAGCAAGAAGAAGCCCGAGGACAAGCGCGACCAAGCCATCAACGAAGGCCTGTTCAAGGGCCTCAGCAGCGGCGTGGCGGGCTTCCTGCAGGTGCTGATGTGGGGCGTGGTGGCCTTGATCGTCGTCGCCCTGCTGCTGACCGCCTCGCGTTGGCTCGGCTGGTTCCGCGACGGCGGCATCGAAGAGGACGAGGCGCCCGGCGACGTGCGTAACGCGCCGCTGCCCGAGCACGAGCCGCTGCCCGACGATATTCCGACTGCGATCCGCCGCCTGTGGCAGGCCGGCCGCAGGCGCGATGCGCTGGCCTTGATGTACCGCGCCGCGGTCGAATCGATGGCGCAACGCGCCGACATCGTATTGGTGCCGGGCGCGACCGAGGCCCAGTGCCTGCGCGCCTCGCGCAAACTGGCCTCGGCCGAGGACCGCGAGGCCTTCGCGCGCGCGGTGCGCACCTGGCAGTACGCGGCCTATGCCGAGACCCTGCCGAGCGGCGACGACTTCGACGATCTGGTCGGCCAGCTGAGCCGGCGCTTCGGGTGGGCGGCATGA
- a CDS encoding stage II sporulation protein M: protein MRQEHFVARHEAEWRELERWLEMRASSARNARSHRRDWTGLRDDKIPERHRRLCQQLALARRRGYSAVVTDRLQQLMQRGHSVLYRTKPVHWRRSVEYLLAGFPRLVRAEWRCMLAAALLFWLPLISIFVAIQVRPELAAGLFDAQSLVRFEQMYDPARPDSALGRTNEDDLQMFAHYIGNNVGIGFQTFASGLVAGLGTVFVLIFNGVMIGGVAGHLQAVGHGEPFWRFVAGHSAPELTAIVISGGAGLRLGLSLIAPGQRRRIDSLIHGGRRGALICIGVFAMLVFAAFVEAFWSSIGSVPSSIKYGVGLALWVLVGLWLLRGGRNAVHRDDEDAA from the coding sequence ATGAGGCAGGAGCATTTCGTCGCCCGTCATGAGGCGGAATGGCGCGAACTCGAGCGCTGGCTGGAGATGCGCGCCTCGAGCGCACGCAACGCCCGCAGCCATCGTCGCGACTGGACCGGCCTGCGCGACGACAAGATTCCCGAGCGCCACCGTCGTCTGTGCCAGCAACTGGCGCTGGCGCGCCGGCGCGGCTACAGCGCGGTGGTCACCGACCGCCTGCAGCAACTCATGCAACGCGGCCACAGCGTGCTGTACCGGACCAAGCCGGTGCATTGGCGGCGTTCGGTCGAATACTTATTGGCCGGTTTCCCGCGCCTGGTCCGCGCCGAGTGGCGCTGCATGCTGGCTGCGGCGCTGCTGTTCTGGCTGCCGCTGATCAGCATCTTCGTCGCCATCCAGGTCCGCCCGGAGCTCGCCGCCGGCCTGTTCGACGCGCAGTCGCTGGTCCGCTTCGAGCAGATGTACGACCCGGCCAGGCCCGACAGCGCCCTGGGCCGCACCAACGAAGACGATCTGCAGATGTTCGCCCACTACATCGGCAACAACGTCGGCATCGGTTTCCAGACCTTCGCCAGCGGTCTGGTGGCGGGGCTCGGCACGGTGTTCGTGCTGATCTTCAACGGCGTGATGATCGGCGGGGTCGCCGGGCATCTGCAGGCGGTCGGCCACGGCGAGCCGTTCTGGCGCTTCGTCGCCGGCCATTCGGCGCCCGAGCTCACCGCCATCGTCATCTCCGGCGGCGCCGGCCTGCGTCTGGGCCTGAGCCTGATCGCACCCGGACAGCGCCGGCGCATCGATTCGTTGATCCATGGCGGCCGCCGCGGCGCGCTGATCTGCATCGGCGTGTTCGCGATGCTGGTGTTCGCCGCGTTCGTCGAAGCGTTCTGGTCGTCGATCGGCAGCGTGCCATCGTCGATCAAGTACGGCGTCGGCCTGGCGCTGTGGGTGCTGGTCGGCCTGTGGCTGCTGCGCGGCGGGCGTAACGCCGTCCACCGCGACGACGAAGACGCGGCATGA
- a CDS encoding RDD family protein: protein MLDTYRQVVTPEGVALHLRAAGAVPRALAWMIDLALRAVIYVALFRALVGLFGEAGNAILGLAVFVMTWFYQVLFEVLMQGRTPGKWALGLRVVAADGAPVGWMASFTRNLLRVVDALPVCYAVGLITSLIDPWGRRLGDMVAGTLVVHAARQTDIRAAAVSPPLAPSMVLLPHEQAAVVAFAERGPNLTAARQAELADLTEALTQARGETAVMRLYGIANWLLGRR from the coding sequence ATGCTCGACACGTACCGCCAGGTGGTGACGCCGGAGGGCGTGGCCTTGCACCTGCGCGCGGCCGGAGCGGTGCCGCGCGCGCTGGCCTGGATGATCGACCTGGCCTTGCGCGCGGTCATCTACGTGGCCTTGTTCCGCGCCTTGGTCGGCCTGTTCGGCGAGGCCGGCAACGCCATCCTGGGCCTGGCCGTGTTCGTGATGACCTGGTTCTACCAAGTGCTGTTCGAGGTGCTCATGCAGGGCCGCACGCCCGGCAAGTGGGCGCTGGGCCTGCGCGTGGTCGCCGCCGACGGCGCCCCGGTCGGCTGGATGGCGTCGTTTACCCGCAACCTGTTGCGCGTCGTCGATGCGCTGCCGGTCTGCTACGCGGTCGGCCTGATCACCAGCCTCATTGATCCCTGGGGCCGCCGCCTCGGCGATATGGTCGCCGGCACCCTGGTCGTGCACGCCGCGCGCCAGACCGACATCCGCGCCGCCGCGGTCAGCCCGCCGCTGGCGCCGTCGATGGTGTTGCTGCCGCACGAGCAGGCCGCGGTGGTCGCGTTCGCCGAGCGCGGCCCGAACCTGACCGCGGCGCGCCAGGCCGAACTCGCCGATCTGACCGAAGCGCTGACCCAGGCCCGCGGCGAAACCGCGGTGATGCGTCTGTACGGCATCGCCAACTGGTTGCTGGGGCGGCGATGA
- a CDS encoding RDD family protein, translating to MEETQNPYAAPNAPALPNAEWQQTVRADRGMRLVARLIDGGLYLVCFLPMFIAVAIDPDSKEPSAIQLAMMGLSFLLMLGLFVYNIVLLNESGQTLGKRWIGIKIVRTDGTPASLGRILGLRIFVIALIEAIPCLGSVFALVNVLWIFGEDSLCLHDLMADTKVINA from the coding sequence ATGGAAGAAACGCAGAATCCGTACGCCGCGCCGAATGCGCCGGCGCTGCCGAATGCCGAATGGCAACAAACCGTACGCGCCGACCGCGGCATGCGCCTGGTCGCCCGCTTGATCGACGGCGGCCTGTATCTGGTGTGTTTCCTGCCGATGTTCATCGCCGTCGCGATCGATCCGGACAGCAAGGAACCCTCGGCGATCCAACTGGCCATGATGGGCCTGAGCTTCCTGCTCATGCTCGGCCTGTTCGTTTACAACATCGTTTTGCTCAACGAGAGCGGCCAGACCCTCGGCAAGCGCTGGATCGGCATCAAGATCGTGCGCACCGACGGCACCCCGGCGTCGCTCGGCCGCATTCTCGGCCTGCGCATATTCGTGATCGCCCTGATCGAGGCGATTCCCTGCCTCGGCAGTGTGTTCGCCCTGGTCAACGTGCTGTGGATCTTCGGCGAAGACAGCCTGTGCCTGCACGACCTGATGGCGGATACGAAGGTCATCAACGCCTGA
- a CDS encoding gamma carbonic anhydrase family protein: MSLRPYLDKFPVLGERVYVDPAATVIGEVDLGDDVSIWPGCVVRGDVNSISIGARTNVQDGTIVHVTHEGPYTRPGGLPTVIANDVTIGHGAIVHACTIDEFALIGMGAKLLDGARVSRYGFVAAGAVLSPGKIVGEGELWVGNPARLARRLSDREIEQLQYSAQHYVRLKDRYLGMLSG; the protein is encoded by the coding sequence ATGAGCCTACGTCCTTATCTCGACAAATTTCCCGTCCTCGGCGAGCGCGTCTACGTCGACCCGGCCGCGACCGTGATCGGCGAGGTCGACCTCGGCGACGACGTCTCGATCTGGCCCGGCTGCGTGGTCCGCGGCGACGTCAATTCGATCTCGATCGGCGCGCGCACCAACGTCCAGGACGGCACCATCGTCCACGTCACCCACGAAGGCCCCTACACCCGTCCCGGCGGCCTGCCGACGGTCATCGCCAACGACGTCACCATCGGCCACGGCGCCATCGTCCATGCCTGCACGATCGACGAGTTCGCCCTGATCGGCATGGGCGCCAAGCTGCTCGACGGCGCGCGCGTGTCGCGCTACGGCTTCGTCGCCGCCGGCGCGGTGCTTTCGCCCGGCAAGATCGTCGGCGAAGGCGAGCTGTGGGTCGGCAATCCGGCCCGCCTCGCGCGCCGCCTCAGCGACCGCGAGATCGAACAGCTGCAATACAGCGCACAGCACTATGTGCGGCTCAAGGATCGCTACCTGGGCATGCTGTCGGGCTAG
- a CDS encoding coniferyl aldehyde dehydrogenase, with product MDTIADTAPTELAATRERLRAAWQTRKPDYAQRRADLLRLRDAFRARSAAMDAAIRADFGHRSSHENLLSEAMITLAEIDHALSHLRGWMRPRRAAVGWRFWPARAEIRPEPVGVVGILSPWNYPVNLALVPLVSAIAAGNHVYLKPSEHTPRTAQFLRDLLAEVFPEDRVAVALGGPEIGAAFSALPFDHLLFTGSTAVGRKVMAAAAPNLTPVTLELGGKAPALICADYPIERAAARIASGKWFNAGQTCIGVDYVLVDAARRDELVAALLKQLKARYGDLVAPQDYTRIINASQFARLSGYLDDARARGLEVVEPFADSAPREQRVAERIFPPALVIEPGADAQVMQHEIFGPILPVLSYRTLDEAIARINALDRPLALYPFGHDRAQIERILAQTLAGGVTVNDTLLHFGAHDLPFGGIGPSGIGAIHGRNGFDTFSKLLPVFHQRRLAASDLLKPPYRGKIDAMIRWLAK from the coding sequence ATGGATACGATCGCCGACACCGCCCCGACCGAACTCGCCGCCACCCGCGAGCGCCTGCGCGCCGCCTGGCAGACGCGCAAGCCCGATTACGCGCAACGCCGCGCCGACCTGTTGCGGCTGCGCGACGCCTTCCGCGCCCGCAGCGCGGCGATGGACGCGGCGATCCGCGCCGATTTCGGCCATCGCTCCAGCCACGAGAACCTGCTCTCGGAGGCGATGATCACCCTGGCCGAGATCGATCACGCCCTGAGCCATCTGCGCGGGTGGATGCGGCCGCGCCGGGCCGCGGTCGGCTGGCGCTTCTGGCCGGCGCGCGCCGAGATCCGCCCGGAACCGGTCGGTGTGGTCGGCATCCTCTCGCCCTGGAATTACCCGGTGAACCTGGCCCTGGTGCCGCTGGTCTCGGCCATCGCCGCCGGCAACCACGTTTATCTGAAGCCATCCGAACACACGCCGCGCACCGCCCAGTTCTTGCGCGACCTGCTCGCCGAGGTGTTCCCCGAGGACCGCGTCGCGGTCGCGCTCGGCGGCCCCGAGATCGGCGCGGCGTTCTCGGCGCTGCCGTTCGACCACCTGCTGTTCACCGGCTCGACCGCGGTCGGGCGCAAGGTCATGGCCGCGGCCGCGCCTAACCTCACCCCGGTGACCCTGGAACTCGGCGGCAAGGCGCCGGCGCTGATCTGCGCCGACTACCCGATCGAACGCGCCGCCGCGCGCATCGCCAGCGGCAAATGGTTCAACGCCGGCCAGACCTGCATCGGCGTCGACTACGTGCTGGTCGATGCGGCACGCCGCGACGAGTTGGTCGCGGCCCTGCTCAAGCAACTGAAAGCGCGCTACGGCGACCTGGTCGCGCCGCAGGACTACACCCGCATCATCAACGCCAGCCAGTTCGCGCGCCTGTCGGGCTATCTCGACGACGCCCGCGCGCGCGGCCTGGAGGTGGTCGAGCCCTTCGCCGACAGCGCGCCGCGCGAACAGCGCGTGGCCGAACGCATTTTTCCGCCGGCGCTGGTGATCGAGCCCGGCGCCGACGCCCAGGTCATGCAGCACGAGATTTTCGGGCCGATCCTGCCGGTGCTGTCCTACCGCACGCTCGACGAAGCCATCGCCCGCATCAACGCGCTCGACCGGCCGCTCGCGTTGTATCCGTTCGGTCACGACCGTGCCCAGATCGAGCGGATCCTCGCCCAGACCCTGGCCGGCGGCGTCACCGTCAACGACACCCTGCTGCATTTCGGCGCCCACGACCTGCCGTTCGGCGGCATCGGCCCGAGCGGCATCGGCGCCATCCACGGCCGCAACGGCTTCGACACCTTCAGCAAGCTGCTGCCGGTGTTCCATCAGCGCCGCCTTGCCGCCAGCGACCTGCTCAAGCCGCCGTACCGCGGCAAGATCGATGCGATGATCCGCTGGCTGGCGAAATAG
- the xth gene encoding exodeoxyribonuclease III: MKIVSWNVNSLNVRLPHLEQWLGTFAPDIVALQETKLEDTRFPDTALVGAGYRSVFAGQKTYNGVAILSRESASDVQIGIPGFDDEQKRVIAATVAGLRIVNLYVVNGQDVGTDKYAYKLRWLDAAHAWLQNELAQYPDLIVLGDFNIAPEARDTHDPSVWNEHHILTSTAEREALQRLQALGLHDAYRLHSQEEGQFSWWDYRQAGFRRNLGLRIDLTLISDSLRARCIAAGIDREPRTWDRPSDHAPAWVELA, translated from the coding sequence ATGAAAATCGTCAGCTGGAACGTCAACTCGCTCAACGTGCGCCTGCCGCATCTGGAACAGTGGCTCGGCACGTTCGCTCCCGACATCGTCGCGCTGCAGGAAACCAAGCTCGAGGACACGCGCTTCCCGGACACCGCGCTGGTCGGCGCCGGTTACCGCAGCGTGTTCGCCGGGCAGAAGACCTACAACGGCGTCGCCATCCTTTCGCGCGAAAGCGCCAGCGACGTGCAGATCGGCATCCCCGGTTTCGACGACGAGCAAAAGCGCGTCATCGCCGCCACCGTCGCCGGCCTGCGCATCGTCAATCTGTACGTGGTCAACGGCCAGGACGTCGGCACCGACAAGTACGCCTACAAACTGCGCTGGCTCGACGCCGCGCACGCCTGGCTGCAGAACGAACTCGCGCAGTATCCGGACCTGATCGTGCTCGGCGATTTCAACATCGCACCGGAAGCGCGCGACACCCACGACCCTTCGGTGTGGAACGAACACCACATCCTGACCTCGACCGCCGAGCGCGAAGCCCTGCAGCGCCTGCAAGCCCTCGGCCTGCACGACGCCTACCGCCTGCATAGCCAGGAAGAAGGCCAGTTCTCGTGGTGGGACTACCGCCAGGCCGGCTTCCGCCGCAACCTCGGCCTGCGCATCGACCTGACCCTGATCTCCGACTCGCTGCGCGCCCGCTGCATCGCTGCCGGCATCGACCGCGAACCGCGCACCTGGGACCGCCCCAGCGATCACGCCCCGGCCTGGGTGGAGTTGGCCTGA
- a CDS encoding GlsB/YeaQ/YmgE family stress response membrane protein, producing the protein MLGIIIWLVVGGIIGWIASMIMKTDGQQGLFLNIIVGIVGAFLGGWLGGVLGIGAGTINSGAFSLSGLLLSLVGAIVLLAIVNLFRRGRVR; encoded by the coding sequence ATGCTCGGTATCATCATTTGGCTGGTAGTAGGCGGCATCATCGGTTGGATCGCCAGCATGATCATGAAGACCGATGGTCAGCAGGGTCTCTTCCTCAACATCATCGTCGGCATCGTCGGCGCGTTCCTCGGCGGTTGGCTGGGCGGCGTGCTCGGCATCGGCGCCGGCACCATCAACAGCGGTGCGTTCAGCCTGTCCGGATTGTTGCTGTCGCTGGTCGGCGCGATCGTTCTGCTCGCGATCGTGAACCTGTTCCGTCGTGGACGCGTGCGTTAA
- a CDS encoding acyl-CoA synthetase, giving the protein MVAGAPGRALAFGPDGVVDRASFEAEVRALAATLPAAQYAVNLCENRYRFLVALCAVALRGQGNLLPPSRAPAVVDDVLARYPDSYCIGDLALDPLPPRYLRLPTELPRDAGEALTAQTAALLAIGFTSGSTGQPKPNAKTWQAFRTSTAQNLIALGDLLRADEVTYLVATVPPQHMYGMEMSVLLPLLGPVAVHANRPFFPGDVALALADAPTPPLLVTTPVHLRALVESGVELPPLAGIVSATAPLPVELAVAAETRYGCEVREVFGSTETCVFARRRTAREAAWTPLPGVRICPQPDGTAIHAPHLAEPVVLADLMEVEADGRFVVRGRAADLLEIAGKRASLGDLTRKLLAIEGVLDGAMFQLDAADAFGVRRIAALVVAPTLDEASILQALRQSIDPVFLPRPLRRVDALPRNETGKLPRHAVEAMLRDAE; this is encoded by the coding sequence CTGGTCGCGGGCGCGCCCGGGCGCGCCTTGGCGTTCGGCCCCGACGGCGTCGTCGACCGCGCGAGTTTCGAGGCCGAAGTGCGGGCGCTCGCGGCGACGCTGCCGGCGGCGCAATACGCGGTCAACCTGTGCGAAAACCGCTATCGCTTCCTGGTCGCCCTGTGCGCGGTGGCCTTGCGCGGGCAAGGCAATCTGCTGCCGCCTTCGCGCGCGCCGGCGGTGGTCGACGATGTGCTCGCGCGTTATCCCGACAGCTACTGCATCGGCGATCTCGCCCTCGATCCGCTGCCGCCGCGTTATCTGCGCTTGCCGACCGAACTGCCGCGCGACGCCGGCGAGGCATTGACCGCGCAGACCGCCGCCTTGCTCGCGATCGGTTTCACCTCCGGCAGCACCGGCCAGCCCAAGCCCAATGCCAAGACCTGGCAGGCCTTTCGCACCAGCACCGCGCAGAACCTCATCGCACTGGGCGACTTGTTGCGTGCCGACGAGGTCACTTATCTGGTCGCGACGGTGCCGCCGCAGCACATGTACGGCATGGAAATGTCGGTGTTGCTGCCCTTGCTCGGCCCGGTCGCGGTGCACGCAAATCGGCCGTTTTTCCCGGGCGATGTCGCGCTTGCGCTCGCCGATGCGCCGACCCCGCCCTTGCTGGTGACCACGCCGGTGCATCTGCGCGCGCTGGTCGAATCCGGCGTCGAATTGCCGCCGCTGGCCGGCATCGTCTCGGCGACCGCACCGCTGCCGGTCGAACTCGCGGTGGCGGCGGAAACGCGCTACGGCTGCGAAGTGCGCGAAGTGTTCGGCTCGACCGAGACCTGCGTGTTCGCCCGCCGCCGCACCGCGCGCGAGGCCGCGTGGACGCCGTTGCCGGGCGTGCGCATCTGCCCGCAACCCGACGGCACCGCCATCCATGCGCCGCATCTGGCCGAGCCGGTGGTGCTCGCCGATCTGATGGAAGTCGAGGCCGACGGGCGTTTCGTGGTGCGCGGACGCGCCGCGGACCTGTTGGAGATCGCCGGCAAGCGCGCCTCGCTCGGCGACCTCACCCGCAAGCTGCTCGCGATCGAAGGCGTGCTCGACGGCGCCATGTTCCAGCTCGATGCCGCCGACGCCTTCGGCGTGCGCCGCATCGCCGCCCTGGTGGTCGCGCCCACGCTCGACGAAGCGTCGATCCTGCAGGCCCTGCGCCAGAGCATCGACCCGGTGTTCCTGCCGCGTCCGTTGCGCCGCGTCGACGCCTTGCCGCGCAACGAAACCGGAAAGCTGCCGCGCCACGCGGTCGAGGCGATGCTCCGCGACGCCGAGTGA
- a CDS encoding 4'-phosphopantetheinyl transferase family protein, whose amino-acid sequence MSLSGRSPSSVDTYSERSDGHGVRWTWLPHRHGRPAEPEAREWLAGQLGDPALSLTRDGRQRPHLDPPHDRYDCNWSHSGERLLVALALQARVGVDLERLQRRPRALEVSARFFTDRESDWLRAHPDRDRAFLRLWCAKEAVLKAHGHGLSFGLDKLRFEERDDKLRLVECDPALGRAEQWTLREIEPAPGYLGALAWRPLAE is encoded by the coding sequence ATGTCCCTGTCCGGCCGTTCACCTTCGTCAGTCGATACGTATTCGGAACGCTCCGACGGCCACGGTGTGCGCTGGACCTGGCTGCCGCACCGGCACGGCCGACCGGCCGAACCGGAAGCGCGCGAATGGCTGGCCGGGCAGCTCGGCGATCCGGCCTTGTCGCTGACCCGCGACGGCCGCCAGCGTCCGCACCTGGATCCGCCGCACGATCGCTACGACTGCAATTGGAGCCACAGCGGCGAACGCCTGCTGGTCGCGCTGGCCCTGCAGGCCCGGGTCGGCGTCGACCTGGAGCGCCTGCAACGGCGGCCGCGCGCGTTGGAAGTGTCGGCGCGTTTTTTCACCGATCGCGAATCCGACTGGCTGCGCGCGCACCCCGATCGCGACCGCGCCTTCCTGCGCCTGTGGTGCGCCAAGGAAGCGGTGCTCAAGGCGCATGGCCACGGGCTGTCGTTCGGCCTCGACAAGCTGCGTTTCGAAGAACGCGACGACAAGCTGCGCCTGGTCGAATGCGATCCGGCCTTGGGCCGGGCGGAGCAGTGGACCTTGCGCGAGATCGAGCCGGCCCCGGGGTATCTGGGCGCGTTGGCATGGCGGCCGTTGGCGGAATAA
- the rsmG gene encoding 16S rRNA (guanine(527)-N(7))-methyltransferase RsmG produces MNTPVSLPPGLRSELEAGLSALALDPALAAPLLDYLALLARWNRTYNLTAVRDPHEMVGKHLLDSLAMHPYVEELAGRGGALADLGTGAGLPGIPLAIVKPGLRVTLVESNGKKARFMREALRQLGLKDARVAESRIEAFAEPGAYDAITARALATLPLILELGGHLLKPGGVLLAMKGVRPDEEIAALPAGWSLRSVEPMRVPGLAAERHMVVVGRSGDAPTLPDPRPLPDSRPGA; encoded by the coding sequence ATGAATACCCCCGTCTCCCTACCGCCCGGGCTGCGCAGCGAGCTCGAAGCCGGCCTGTCCGCGCTCGCCCTCGATCCGGCCCTGGCCGCGCCCCTGCTGGACTACCTGGCCCTGCTCGCGCGCTGGAACCGCACCTACAACCTGACCGCCGTGCGCGACCCGCACGAGATGGTCGGCAAGCACCTGCTCGACTCGCTGGCCATGCACCCCTACGTCGAGGAACTCGCCGGCCGCGGCGGCGCCCTGGCCGACCTGGGCACCGGCGCCGGCCTGCCCGGCATTCCGCTGGCCATCGTCAAACCCGGCCTGCGCGTGACCCTGGTCGAGAGCAACGGCAAGAAGGCCCGCTTCATGCGCGAAGCCTTGCGCCAGCTGGGCCTGAAGGATGCGCGCGTGGCCGAGTCGCGAATCGAGGCCTTCGCCGAGCCCGGCGCCTACGACGCGATCACCGCGCGCGCCCTGGCGACCCTGCCGCTGATCCTCGAACTCGGCGGCCACCTGCTCAAGCCCGGCGGCGTGCTGTTGGCGATGAAGGGCGTACGCCCGGACGAGGAGATCGCCGCCCTGCCGGCCGGCTGGAGCCTGCGCTCGGTCGAACCGATGCGGGTGCCCGGCCTGGCCGCCGAGCGGCATATGGTCGTGGTCGGGCGCAGCGGCGATGCCCCGACGCTTCCTGATCCCCGGCCCCTCCCCGACTCCCGCCCTGGGGCATAA